One Telluria mixta DNA window includes the following coding sequences:
- a CDS encoding proline--tRNA ligase, with product MRASRFFISTLKEAPSDAEIVSHKLMMRAGMIKRLGSGIYTYMPLGLRVIRKVEGIIREEMNKAGAIELLMPLVQPAELWQETGRWDKMGPELLRLKDRHGRDFALQPTSEEVVTDVVRTEVKSYRQLPLNFYHIQTKFRDERRPRFGLMRGREFTMKDAYSFDRDVEGMQKSYQTMFDAYVSIFNRFGLKFRAVAADNGAIGGTGSHEFHVIASTGEDALVYCPNSDFAANMEAAEALPLIAQRGAATQPLTKVSTPKTTKCEDVAKLLGIGLDQTVKSIALTVENDVDGRQVKENWLLLLRGDHELNEVKVTKVPGLKDFRFASEAEILEAYGTVPGYLGPIGTKQPVKVVADRTVANMADFVCGANEAEYHLTGANWGRDVAEPLVADLRNVVEGDASPDGKGQLAIERGIEVGHVFQLGTAYSAAMNCVYLDEKGQPAPMQMGCYGIGVTRILGAAIEQNFDDKGIIWPDAIAPFELVLCPMGYDRSDLVKTETDRLYAELQAAGVDVIVDDRGLRPGAMFADWELVGVPHRVVIGERGLKEGNLEYQGRRDAEATAVPAADMVGFIKGKLGK from the coding sequence ATGCGCGCCTCACGATTTTTTATTTCAACGCTCAAAGAAGCGCCCTCCGACGCCGAGATCGTCAGCCATAAACTGATGATGCGCGCCGGGATGATCAAGCGACTCGGCTCCGGCATCTACACGTACATGCCGCTGGGCCTGCGTGTGATTCGCAAGGTCGAGGGCATCATCCGCGAAGAGATGAACAAGGCAGGCGCGATCGAACTCCTGATGCCGCTGGTGCAACCGGCCGAGCTGTGGCAGGAGACGGGCCGCTGGGACAAGATGGGGCCGGAACTGCTGCGCCTCAAGGATCGCCACGGCCGCGACTTCGCGCTGCAGCCGACCTCGGAAGAAGTCGTGACCGACGTCGTGCGCACCGAAGTCAAGTCGTACCGCCAGCTGCCGTTGAATTTTTATCACATCCAGACCAAGTTCCGCGACGAGCGCCGTCCCCGTTTCGGCCTGATGCGCGGCCGCGAATTCACGATGAAGGACGCGTACTCGTTCGACCGTGACGTCGAAGGCATGCAGAAGTCCTACCAGACGATGTTCGACGCCTACGTCAGCATCTTCAACCGCTTCGGCCTGAAGTTCCGCGCGGTGGCGGCCGACAACGGCGCCATCGGCGGCACGGGCTCGCACGAATTCCACGTGATCGCCAGCACCGGCGAGGACGCGCTGGTCTACTGCCCGAACTCCGATTTCGCCGCCAACATGGAAGCGGCCGAGGCGCTGCCGCTGATCGCCCAGCGCGGCGCCGCGACGCAGCCGCTGACGAAAGTCTCCACGCCGAAGACGACCAAGTGCGAAGACGTCGCCAAGCTGCTGGGCATCGGCCTAGACCAGACCGTCAAGTCGATCGCGCTGACGGTCGAGAACGACGTCGACGGCAGGCAGGTCAAGGAAAACTGGCTGCTGCTGCTGCGCGGCGACCATGAACTGAACGAAGTCAAGGTCACGAAAGTGCCGGGCCTGAAGGACTTCCGCTTCGCCAGCGAAGCCGAGATCCTGGAAGCCTACGGCACCGTGCCGGGCTACCTGGGTCCGATCGGCACGAAGCAGCCGGTGAAAGTCGTGGCCGACCGCACCGTCGCCAACATGGCCGATTTCGTGTGCGGCGCCAACGAGGCCGAGTACCACCTGACCGGCGCCAACTGGGGCCGCGACGTGGCCGAACCTCTCGTCGCCGACCTGCGCAACGTCGTCGAAGGCGATGCTTCGCCGGACGGCAAGGGCCAGCTCGCGATCGAGCGCGGCATCGAAGTGGGCCACGTGTTCCAGCTGGGTACCGCGTACTCCGCCGCGATGAACTGCGTCTACCTGGACGAGAAGGGCCAGCCGGCGCCGATGCAGATGGGCTGCTACGGCATCGGCGTGACCCGCATCCTGGGCGCCGCCATCGAACAGAACTTCGACGACAAGGGCATCATCTGGCCGGACGCCATCGCGCCGTTCGAGCTGGTGCTGTGCCCGATGGGCTATGACCGCAGCGATCTGGTGAAGACCGAAACCGATCGCCTGTATGCCGAGCTGCAGGCAGCCGGCGTGGACGTCATCGTCGATGACCGCGGCCTGCGTCCGGGCGCCATGTTCGCCGACTGGGAACTGGTCGGCGTGCCGCACCGCGTCGTGATCGGCGAGCGTGGCCTCAAGGAAGGCAACCTGGAATACCAGGGTCGCCGCGATGCCGAAGCGACCGCCGTTCCCGCCGCGGACATGGTCGGCTTCATCAAGGGCAAGCTGGGCAAGTGA
- a CDS encoding cytochrome C assembly family protein translates to MQLTLFIAAAILYAVCALLPSRQGSAISAVTAVAWAVHGAALWPDIVSNGTLRVGFAFMLSAALWISVAAYWIENRNFALDGMRRMVMPCAAVAAILPPLFPGNLMPVQAQSPAFGWHVAVAVSAYSTLTIAAFHAVLMALQEARLHTKSAKQGWFTGALDQLPALLTMERLLFRMIGIGFILLSLTVLSGIVFSEQLFGRALRWDHKNFFALLSWVLFAALLAGRRWRGWRGKTALRFTLAGFATLALAYVGSRFVFEVVLHRGFV, encoded by the coding sequence ATGCAACTCACCCTATTCATCGCCGCGGCAATCCTGTACGCGGTATGTGCCCTGCTGCCGTCGCGGCAGGGCTCGGCCATTTCGGCCGTCACCGCCGTGGCCTGGGCCGTGCACGGCGCCGCGCTGTGGCCGGACATCGTGTCGAACGGCACCTTGCGCGTCGGCTTTGCCTTCATGCTGTCGGCCGCGCTGTGGATTTCCGTCGCCGCCTACTGGATCGAAAACCGCAACTTCGCGCTGGACGGCATGCGCCGCATGGTCATGCCGTGCGCGGCCGTCGCGGCGATCCTGCCGCCGCTGTTCCCCGGCAACCTGATGCCCGTGCAGGCCCAGTCGCCCGCGTTCGGCTGGCACGTCGCGGTTGCCGTGTCGGCGTACAGCACCCTCACGATCGCCGCGTTCCACGCCGTGCTGATGGCGCTGCAGGAGGCGCGTCTGCATACGAAGAGCGCGAAGCAGGGCTGGTTCACCGGCGCGCTCGACCAGTTGCCGGCGCTGCTGACGATGGAGCGGCTGCTGTTCCGCATGATCGGCATCGGTTTCATCCTGCTCAGTCTCACCGTCCTGTCGGGCATCGTGTTCTCCGAACAGCTGTTCGGCCGCGCGCTGCGCTGGGACCATAAAAACTTTTTCGCGCTGCTGTCGTGGGTGTTGTTCGCCGCGCTGCTGGCCGGACGCCGCTGGCGCGGCTGGCGCGGCAAGACCGCGCTGCGCTTCACGCTGGCGGGATTCGCCACGCTGGCGCTGGCTTACGTCGGCAGCCGGTTCGTTTTCGAAGTCGTTCTGCACCGGGGGTTCGTATGA
- a CDS encoding ABC transporter permease, with protein sequence MVKRRWQDIAIGLVVPVVAIAIWQWVASMGWVNGNVLPSPLQVWHKWIAYLLPLQDYPAWHEANGGGRLAWMVSGELITDAIGSMYRVIVGFLVGAALALPIGLAMGASRIAYAWLNPLFQLLRPIPPIAYIPMSMLWFGLGNPPAFFLIALGAFFPVLMNTIAGVRQVDGIYLRAARNLGASGPTMFLRVILPAAVPYILTGMRIGIGTAFIVVIVAEMIAVNNGLGFRISEAREYFWSDKIIAGMITIGLLGLAIDAGMNKLNNYLLRWHRGLEH encoded by the coding sequence ATGGTGAAACGCAGGTGGCAGGACATCGCGATCGGCCTGGTCGTGCCGGTCGTCGCGATCGCGATCTGGCAGTGGGTGGCGAGCATGGGATGGGTCAACGGGAACGTCCTGCCGTCCCCGCTGCAGGTCTGGCACAAGTGGATCGCGTACCTGCTGCCGCTGCAGGACTACCCGGCCTGGCACGAGGCCAACGGCGGCGGGCGGCTCGCGTGGATGGTTTCCGGCGAATTGATCACCGACGCCATCGGCAGCATGTACCGCGTGATCGTCGGCTTCCTCGTCGGCGCCGCGCTGGCGCTGCCGATCGGCCTCGCCATGGGCGCGAGCCGCATCGCGTATGCCTGGCTGAATCCGTTGTTCCAGCTGCTGCGCCCTATCCCGCCCATCGCCTACATCCCGATGTCGATGCTGTGGTTCGGCCTCGGCAACCCCCCGGCCTTCTTCCTGATCGCGCTGGGCGCCTTCTTCCCGGTGCTGATGAATACCATCGCGGGCGTGCGCCAGGTCGACGGCATCTATTTGCGCGCGGCGCGCAACCTGGGCGCGAGCGGGCCGACGATGTTCCTGCGCGTGATCCTGCCGGCGGCCGTGCCGTACATCCTGACCGGCATGCGCATCGGCATCGGCACGGCGTTCATCGTCGTGATCGTGGCCGAGATGATCGCCGTGAACAACGGGCTCGGTTTCCGCATCTCGGAGGCGCGCGAGTACTTCTGGTCGGACAAGATCATCGCCGGCATGATCACGATCGGCCTCCTTGGCCTCGCCATCGACGCCGGGATGAACAAGCTGAACAACTATCTGCTGCGCTGGCACCGCGGCCTGGAGCACTGA
- a CDS encoding SWIB/MDM2 domain-containing protein — MATAKKTTAAPAKKAAAKPAAAAKPAAKKAAAPAKAAAPKATAAAKKPAAARKPNAAFMKEMTPSATLAAVVGAKPLPRTEVTKKVWDYIKAQNLQDAANRRMINADDKLKAVFGGKAQVSMFEMTKLISDHLK; from the coding sequence ATGGCAACAGCCAAAAAAACCACCGCAGCGCCCGCGAAGAAAGCCGCTGCCAAGCCTGCTGCGGCGGCAAAGCCGGCAGCGAAAAAGGCAGCAGCTCCTGCCAAAGCAGCAGCACCGAAAGCAACCGCAGCAGCAAAGAAGCCTGCCGCGGCACGCAAGCCCAACGCCGCTTTCATGAAAGAGATGACCCCGTCCGCAACGCTGGCCGCCGTCGTCGGCGCGAAACCGCTGCCGCGCACGGAAGTGACCAAGAAGGTCTGGGATTACATCAAGGCGCAAAACCTGCAGGACGCGGCCAACCGCCGCATGATCAACGCCGACGACAAGCTGAAAGCCGTCTTCGGTGGCAAGGCGCAGGTATCGATGTTCGAAATGACCAAGCTGATCTCGGATCACCTCAAATAA
- a CDS encoding ABC transporter ATP-binding protein, producing MTAHIVIDNVSKVFDGDGRRMVALQDISLEIPHGQFVCLLGPSGCGKSTLLNAIAGFAPPTSGRVLADGVPVAGPGPERGMVFQEYALFPWMTVEQNVGFGLEIKGMPRAQIAARVGELLKLLSLEDFAKRYPKDLSGGMRQRVAIARVLALDSPILLMDEPFGALDALTRRNLQDELLRLWAELRKTVIFVTHSIEEAIYLADRIVVMTYRPGTIKRDILVDLPRLRDPAAPEFNALKRELGLMVMEEQQRHHDAEIKAAAVD from the coding sequence ATGACTGCGCACATCGTCATCGACAACGTCAGTAAAGTGTTCGACGGCGACGGCCGCCGCATGGTCGCGCTGCAGGACATCTCGCTCGAAATCCCGCACGGGCAGTTCGTCTGTCTGCTGGGACCGTCCGGCTGCGGCAAGTCGACCCTGCTGAACGCCATCGCCGGCTTCGCGCCGCCCACGTCGGGCAGGGTGCTGGCCGACGGCGTGCCCGTCGCCGGCCCCGGGCCGGAGCGGGGCATGGTCTTCCAGGAATATGCGCTGTTCCCGTGGATGACGGTGGAGCAGAACGTCGGCTTCGGCCTGGAGATCAAGGGCATGCCGCGCGCCCAGATCGCCGCGCGCGTGGGTGAGCTCCTGAAACTTCTGTCGCTCGAGGATTTCGCGAAGCGCTATCCGAAGGACCTGTCCGGCGGCATGCGCCAGCGCGTGGCGATCGCGCGCGTGCTGGCGCTGGATTCGCCGATCCTGCTGATGGACGAACCGTTCGGCGCGCTCGACGCCCTCACGCGGCGCAACCTGCAGGACGAGTTGCTGCGCCTGTGGGCCGAGTTGAGGAAGACCGTCATCTTCGTCACGCACAGCATCGAGGAAGCGATCTACCTCGCCGATCGCATCGTCGTGATGACGTACCGGCCGGGCACGATCAAGCGCGACATCCTCGTCGACCTGCCGCGCCTGCGCGATCCGGCCGCGCCCGAGTTCAATGCGCTCAAGCGGGAACTGGGGCTCATGGTGATGGAGGAGCAGCAGCGCCATCACGATGCCGAAATCAAGGCGGCTGCGGTCGACTGA
- a CDS encoding PP0621 family protein: MTRLLFWIALVILVVAAIRSKLRAAMTRAQGPAVNPASGPAPASSGGDTRAWRRVEDQSETMLCCAHCGVYFPASEAVRADGRDYCGTAHAREAHQQAR, from the coding sequence ATGACGCGACTGCTTTTCTGGATTGCGCTCGTCATCCTCGTGGTGGCCGCCATCCGCAGCAAACTGCGCGCCGCGATGACGCGCGCACAAGGCCCCGCAGTCAATCCGGCCTCCGGGCCGGCGCCGGCATCCAGCGGCGGGGACACCAGGGCGTGGCGCCGCGTCGAGGACCAGTCCGAGACGATGCTGTGCTGCGCCCATTGCGGCGTCTATTTCCCGGCGTCGGAAGCCGTGCGGGCCGATGGCCGCGATTATTGCGGCACGGCGCACGCGCGCGAGGCGCACCAGCAGGCCCGGTAA
- a CDS encoding LysR substrate-binding domain-containing protein, translating to MRFDLVDLQLFLHVLDAGSITAGSRRAHLALASASERIQHMEETLGVPLLVRGRRGVQPTAAGLALQRHARLVFQQLARLRAELGEHAAGLKGQIRLLCNTAALSEYLPERLAGFMARHPDVDIDLEERTSSDIARAVREGGADLGIVADTVDLSGLETFPFCTDRIVAVAQPALARTLVTQEGQAVTFARLVDFDHVTLTGDSALFRYLSQLAERAGRTLRARVRLRSFDAVCRMVESGVGIGLVSEPAARRCARTMDIAVLELADAWAVRQLSLCMRSFEGLPRHAQQLIEEIRA from the coding sequence ATGAGATTCGACCTGGTCGACCTGCAGCTGTTCCTGCACGTGCTGGACGCCGGCAGCATCACGGCCGGCAGCCGGCGCGCCCACCTGGCGCTGGCGTCCGCGAGCGAGCGTATCCAGCACATGGAAGAAACGCTGGGCGTGCCCCTGCTCGTGCGCGGCCGGCGCGGCGTGCAGCCGACGGCCGCGGGCCTCGCCCTGCAGCGCCACGCCCGCCTCGTGTTCCAGCAACTGGCGCGCCTGCGCGCGGAACTGGGCGAGCACGCGGCGGGCCTCAAGGGCCAGATCCGGCTGCTGTGCAATACGGCGGCGCTGTCGGAATATCTGCCGGAGCGGCTGGCCGGCTTCATGGCGCGCCATCCGGACGTCGACATCGACCTGGAAGAACGCACCTCCAGCGACATCGCGCGCGCGGTGCGCGAAGGCGGCGCGGACCTCGGCATCGTGGCCGACACGGTCGACCTGTCCGGCCTCGAGACCTTCCCGTTCTGCACCGACCGCATCGTGGCCGTCGCACAGCCGGCATTGGCGCGCACGCTCGTCACGCAGGAGGGACAAGCGGTGACGTTCGCGCGCCTCGTCGATTTCGACCACGTCACGCTGACGGGCGACAGCGCCCTGTTCCGCTACCTGAGCCAGCTGGCCGAACGCGCCGGCCGCACGTTGCGCGCACGCGTGCGCCTGCGCAGCTTCGACGCCGTGTGCCGGATGGTGGAGAGCGGGGTCGGGATCGGCCTGGTGTCCGAACCGGCCGCGCGGCGCTGCGCCCGCACGATGGACATCGCCGTGCTGGAGCTGGCCGACGCGTGGGCGGTGCGCCAGCTGTCGCTGTGCATGCGCAGCTTCGAGGGGCTGCCGCGGCATGCGCAGCAGCTGATCGAGGAAATCAGGGCGTAG
- the ffh gene encoding signal recognition particle protein, protein MLDNLTQRLAKVVKTMRGEARLTEANTAEMLREVRLALLEADVALPAVREFIAKVKEKALGEEVIGSLSPGQALVGVVQKELGALMGADLGPDASQLSFAQQPPAVILMAGLQGVGKTTTTGKLAKYLKEEKKKKVLTVSADVYRPAAIAQLESVTKQVGADFFPSTASDKPVDIAKNAIDWAKKHYHDVVIIDTAGRLAIDEAMMQEIAAVHAAANPIETLFVVDAMVGQDAINTAKAFNDALPLTGVILTKLDGDSRGGAALSVRHVTGKPIKFAGVSEKLDGLEAFDPARMANRVLGMGDILALVEEARKGVDMKAAADMANKIKSGGKFDMNDFRAQLAQMKKMGGMAGLLDKLPAQFQQAASGANMDQAEKQVRRMCGIIDSMTPLERAKPELIKANRKRRIAAGAGVQVQEVNRMLTQYEQMNTMMKKLKGGGLMKMMRGMKGMMPGMR, encoded by the coding sequence ATGCTGGATAACCTGACACAACGCCTTGCCAAGGTCGTCAAGACGATGCGTGGCGAGGCCCGCCTCACCGAGGCGAACACCGCAGAGATGCTGCGCGAAGTGCGCCTGGCGCTGCTCGAGGCCGACGTCGCGCTGCCGGCCGTGCGCGAATTCATCGCCAAAGTGAAGGAAAAGGCACTGGGCGAGGAAGTCATCGGCTCGCTGTCGCCGGGCCAGGCCCTCGTCGGCGTCGTGCAGAAGGAACTGGGCGCGCTGATGGGCGCCGACCTCGGTCCGGACGCGTCGCAGCTGTCGTTCGCGCAGCAGCCGCCGGCCGTGATCCTGATGGCCGGCCTGCAGGGTGTCGGTAAAACGACCACCACCGGCAAGCTCGCCAAGTACCTGAAGGAAGAGAAGAAGAAAAAGGTCCTGACTGTCTCCGCCGACGTCTACCGCCCCGCCGCAATCGCGCAGCTGGAATCGGTGACGAAGCAGGTCGGCGCCGACTTCTTCCCGTCCACCGCCAGCGACAAGCCGGTCGACATCGCGAAGAACGCGATCGACTGGGCGAAGAAGCACTATCACGACGTCGTCATCATCGACACGGCCGGCCGCCTGGCCATCGACGAGGCGATGATGCAGGAGATCGCCGCCGTGCACGCGGCCGCGAACCCGATCGAGACGCTGTTCGTCGTCGACGCCATGGTCGGCCAGGACGCGATCAACACGGCGAAAGCCTTCAACGACGCGCTGCCGCTGACCGGCGTGATCCTGACGAAGCTCGACGGCGATTCGCGCGGCGGCGCGGCGCTGTCCGTGCGCCACGTGACGGGCAAGCCGATCAAGTTCGCCGGCGTGTCGGAAAAGCTGGACGGCCTGGAAGCCTTCGATCCGGCCCGTATGGCCAACCGCGTGCTGGGCATGGGCGACATCCTCGCGCTGGTCGAGGAAGCGCGCAAGGGCGTGGACATGAAGGCCGCGGCCGACATGGCCAACAAGATCAAGTCGGGCGGCAAGTTCGACATGAACGACTTCCGCGCCCAGCTCGCGCAGATGAAGAAGATGGGCGGCATGGCCGGCCTGCTCGACAAACTGCCGGCCCAGTTCCAGCAGGCCGCGAGCGGCGCCAACATGGACCAAGCTGAAAAACAGGTGCGCCGCATGTGCGGCATCATCGATTCGATGACGCCGCTCGAGCGCGCCAAGCCGGAACTGATCAAGGCCAACCGCAAGCGCCGCATCGCGGCCGGTGCCGGCGTGCAGGTGCAGGAAGTGAACCGCATGCTGACCCAGTACGAGCAGATGAACACGATGATGAAGAAGCTCAAGGGCGGCGGCCTGATGAAGATGATGCGCGGGATGAAGGGCATGATGCCAGGTATGCGCTGA
- a CDS encoding RNA pyrophosphohydrolase — protein MLDREGFRPNVGIILLNANNEVWWGKRVREHSWQFPQGGIKYGETPEQAMYRELEEEIGLRQEHVKIVGRTRDWLRYEVPDHFIKREVRGHYRGQKQIWFLLRMVARDNDVNLRLTDHPEFDAWRWHDYWVPLDVVIEFKRDVYQRALQELSRFITWPANGERRHSSRYLRQPHERRSQGGNGNGGSKPAANAANANANASSKAVAVASKAIADAAGSSKMVLAQQGVTRKE, from the coding sequence ATGCTCGATCGTGAAGGGTTTCGCCCCAACGTCGGCATCATCCTGCTGAACGCCAACAACGAGGTGTGGTGGGGCAAGCGGGTGCGTGAGCATTCTTGGCAATTTCCGCAAGGGGGTATCAAATACGGCGAGACGCCGGAACAGGCGATGTACCGCGAGCTCGAGGAAGAAATCGGCCTGCGCCAGGAGCACGTCAAGATCGTGGGCCGGACCCGCGACTGGCTGCGCTATGAAGTGCCCGACCACTTCATCAAGCGCGAAGTGCGCGGTCACTACCGCGGCCAGAAGCAGATCTGGTTCCTGCTGCGTATGGTGGCACGCGACAACGACGTCAACCTGCGCCTGACCGACCATCCCGAGTTCGACGCCTGGCGCTGGCACGATTACTGGGTCCCGCTGGACGTGGTCATCGAATTCAAGCGCGACGTGTACCAGCGCGCCCTGCAGGAACTGTCGCGTTTCATCACGTGGCCCGCGAACGGCGAACGCCGCCACAGCTCGCGCTACCTGCGCCAGCCGCACGAGCGGCGCAGCCAGGGCGGCAATGGCAACGGTGGCAGCAAGCCGGCGGCGAATGCCGCGAACGCCAACGCCAACGCCAGCAGCAAGGCGGTGGCGGTGGCCAGCAAGGCCATCGCCGACGCGGCCGGCAGCTCCAAGATGGTGTTGGCGCAACAGGGTGTGACGCGCAAGGAGTGA
- a CDS encoding ABC transporter substrate-binding protein, which yields MKAHVFGKTLAIAALLAASGAQAQDVVRLGNLKFAHYGAVSYIKEIAPKCGIKVEERIFAKGLDVMQAIIAGELDVGTTASEAAISGRAGGAPIYVVAGFAKGGARLVARADANVKSVKDLKGKKVGVTRGGIQEVLLMAELQKAGLTADAAPGKDVQIIYLAYADLNQALLGKNIDVMMQSEPQSSQAINKGFGVEVLKPYDTPIGEPVRTMVMTEKFHDTKRPVAEKFMRCFVMATSAFIRDRALAEKYVREVVFKGQITKDDFDDAISNSPYTYDITPEHIQTTTDIMVKTGVGRMAKPPVAKDWVKTDLLDEAKKSLNIK from the coding sequence ATGAAAGCACACGTGTTCGGCAAGACCCTCGCCATCGCCGCGCTGCTGGCCGCGAGCGGCGCCCAGGCGCAGGACGTGGTCCGCCTCGGCAACCTCAAGTTCGCGCACTACGGCGCGGTGTCATATATCAAGGAGATCGCGCCCAAGTGCGGGATCAAGGTCGAGGAGCGCATCTTCGCGAAGGGCCTGGACGTGATGCAGGCCATCATCGCGGGCGAGCTCGACGTCGGCACGACGGCGTCCGAGGCCGCGATCTCGGGCCGCGCCGGCGGTGCCCCGATCTATGTCGTGGCCGGCTTCGCGAAGGGCGGCGCCCGGCTCGTCGCGCGGGCGGACGCCAACGTCAAGAGCGTGAAGGACCTGAAGGGCAAGAAGGTGGGCGTGACGCGCGGCGGCATCCAGGAAGTGCTCCTGATGGCCGAGCTGCAGAAGGCGGGCCTCACCGCCGACGCGGCGCCCGGCAAGGACGTGCAGATCATCTACCTGGCGTACGCCGATCTCAACCAGGCGCTGCTGGGCAAGAACATCGACGTCATGATGCAATCCGAGCCCCAGTCGTCGCAGGCGATCAACAAGGGCTTCGGCGTCGAGGTGCTGAAACCGTACGACACGCCGATCGGCGAACCGGTGCGGACGATGGTCATGACCGAGAAATTCCACGACACGAAGCGCCCGGTGGCCGAGAAATTCATGCGCTGCTTCGTGATGGCCACGAGCGCCTTCATCCGCGACCGCGCGCTGGCCGAGAAATACGTGCGCGAAGTCGTGTTCAAGGGTCAGATCACGAAGGACGACTTCGACGACGCGATCAGCAATTCGCCCTATACCTACGACATCACGCCGGAACACATCCAGACGACCACCGACATCATGGTCAAGACGGGCGTCGGCCGGATGGCCAAGCCGCCGGTGGCGAAGGACTGGGTCAAGACCGATCTGCTGGATGAGGCGAAAAAGAGCCTGAACATCAAGTAA
- a CDS encoding lytic transglycosylase domain-containing protein, translating into MARRLIGRAAARLGPVLLAAALMSSGAAQAGNQKEEALADSVRLALENAIRDGRPPKPAFRDEVARVRYQQWFDAMSARLKRRLPDDQTRTEFLEIAWYEATRAGLDPGLVLGLIQVESAYRKYAVSMVGARGYMQVMPFWTKVIGDSNRRALFDMQTNLRYGCSILRMYIDMEGGNLYLALGRYNGSRGKPEYPNAVLAAWKNWEFKQGLMVSSR; encoded by the coding sequence ATGGCACGACGGTTGATTGGCCGGGCAGCAGCCCGGCTCGGCCCGGTCTTGCTCGCCGCTGCACTGATGAGCAGCGGCGCGGCGCAGGCCGGCAACCAGAAAGAAGAAGCGCTTGCCGATTCGGTCCGGCTCGCGCTCGAAAACGCCATCCGCGATGGCCGGCCGCCCAAGCCGGCCTTCCGCGACGAGGTCGCGCGCGTCCGTTACCAGCAATGGTTCGACGCGATGTCGGCGCGGCTCAAGCGCCGCCTGCCGGACGACCAGACGCGCACGGAATTCCTCGAGATCGCGTGGTACGAAGCGACGCGCGCGGGCCTCGATCCGGGGCTCGTGCTGGGCCTGATCCAGGTCGAGTCGGCGTACCGCAAGTACGCCGTGTCGATGGTCGGCGCGCGCGGCTACATGCAGGTGATGCCGTTCTGGACGAAGGTGATCGGCGATTCGAACCGCCGCGCGCTGTTCGACATGCAGACGAACCTGCGCTACGGCTGCTCGATCCTGCGCATGTACATCGACATGGAAGGCGGCAACCTGTATCTCGCCCTCGGCCGCTACAACGGCAGCCGCGGCAAGCCCGAGTATCCGAATGCGGTGCTCGCGGCGTGGAAGAACTGGGAATTCAAGCAGGGCTTGATGGTGTCCAGCCGCTGA